The Castanea sativa cultivar Marrone di Chiusa Pesio chromosome 4, ASM4071231v1 sequence tataatactgctgctcaagatagattacaattgtgaATAGTCAAGTCTAcaatttcctctttcttcttttctttttctcttcttcttgacCTCTCTCGTTACCGAAggtcccttctttcttttatattccctcattctctttttctcatgtttcacctcatggttgtaacgctggtttagatacttgtcccatccattttcCCTGAAGTCTCTGGAGGCAGGGGCCAAGTTTTAAACCTGATACTTAGGTCttatttctccattaatgcggccagcaTATCagttgcagagtctttaatgcaggggcggtggtagcagctttatcttagatattccaccgccctttctcttatcctccacgtgtaccgtgtcttccctAAACCATATGAATTTCTATAACATAGTCTGAGGATATCAAACAACCCTTCTATTACCTCGACTTCACTATCCGAGGACACAATCTTCCTCAAACGTATTTATTCAAACACTATCACTTttttacctagtattttctttatgagtttAACATTCACACAACCTTAGATCACTTGATATTCTCGGATTGGACTTTTAGCCCGAAGAATACTCTCTAGGCCAACCCAGATATATTCTCGGGCCCAATAGCCCTACAATAGCCTCTCGAGATTCTAATTTTGCTACCTCGGGAGGAAAGGAGGATCTCGACACTTGTCACCTTTCAGCTTATGCGCACCATACATCTTTTGCTGTCATGATGTTTTTAGAACTGCCTCTAGCACGTTCCTGACGTATCGGTATGCGAAGCGTCCCCGAATTAAATTCTAACGTCTTTCTGTCCCCCACGCCTAGTGATATGATGCGCATCCAACGATTGAGGATGTCATAGAGACATAGGCGGGAAGTTTCATGCCTTTACGATTTCAACTggtataaaaatcaataattctAACCATTTCGCATATTGCAATACCTACTCAGTGTATCTGCCAATTTCTGCAATCTACACGCCCTCACATTTACCCAGAACTAGGCCGAGGTGACTCTGTCATTTTTAAAGTAAGTTTCCCAGACTCCATCtttcattatttctctttttctctctctggtGTTTATTTTTTCCTCGGCTCCTATAATTTCTTAGTTCTTCTCTCACACCCACACTTTGCTCCCAAACATGGGTAGATTCGCATCGCTAgtagattcaaacgaaaaaatagaacattttaaGGCTAGGTACCAAATTCCACCGACGGTATCTGTCAAATATAGTTCGGAAGGGGAGTGGTACAAAAAAAGAGCAACGGGAGAGGTAGTAATTCCTATGATAGCATTCATAGAAGGAGGGATGAAAATCCCAATGGGAACCGTTACAAGGGATTATCTCAGGGCGTTTAGATTACCCCctacccagtgcgccccaaacatgtttaggattcTAGGTTCTATAGATGCCCTAAACGAAAAGATGAACCTAGGACTCACTCATCATGATGTGAATTGGGTTTACAACCTTCATTACTTAAAGAAACAAGGTGGATACTATCTAAAATCTAGATATCCAGAGGTTATGTTAATTTAGTGCCTCCCTGAATCCAACAAGGGTCTGAAAAATGACTTCCTACTCATATCGGGggattggcacgacggccttcCTTGTCCGACGAAGGAGGGAACACCAGGTGAAGTTCCGGATCCGGTTAAATTATTCAGAACCATTTTTCTTTCAATCCTCTATTTGTATAAAACATTTTACTGaatctaattattttttcctctcaACAATATAGATCCACACGCAGCAGATCGCCACCCTCATCTTGTCGATTTCGCAAGATTAGATAGAATACTGAAGGCTAAAGTTTTTGTACACTCAAATGGCCAACTTCGAGCGGCTCATCTAATCCTCAGCTACGATCCTATCTCCAAGGCTTTCCAAGCACCGAAGTGCGTGATAAAAGCCAAGGACCCGCGTCTACGCCGGATAAGTGTTCCTGTTGAAGGTTTCCTGCTACCTGAGGGAGCTGTtattcctcaaggcaccttTATCACACATCCCATATCACCCCCTAAACCTATACCAGACGGTATTCCCTTAATCCCTCTTCCAACTCAAAACATATTTGGCGAAGCAACCTCTTCCCAACCTAgcataaaggaagaagaagagattgtcgACGTACCCAATTCTGAGGACGAGTTTGAGGCTTTCAATCAACCCCCTTCTCCTGAAAACCAAGTTGCTGTCCTCGGCACATCCTCCCCAATCCTACCAAGCATCACCCAACAATCTGACAACATGGGCATCCAACGCAAGCCAAAGCCAAGTCTCAAGGACGTACTGGAAGCTCAAGTGGGGACCCAAGAGCTTCCCAAGGTACCTCAGACCAAAGTCAAAGATAAAGGTGTTGAGAAAATCCCTGAATCCAAgatccctcctcctcctcctcccacCCAATCTCAACGCACTAACCCGGCtgaccacaaaagaaaaagaggtcaGTCAAAAGGGAAAGACGCGATTGAGGGAGAGAAAGACTCTCTTCCCAAGGAACATGAGCCTGAAAAAGGGGGGAAAACTGGCCCGTACAGTGCAGACGAGGTCAGATAAATGGACCGAGTCCTATAAAGCCGTACATGCCCCAATCTGGGCCCCTGAGATGACCGCTGATGACTACGCGGTTACTACCGATGCAACCATCAGGAACTCTGATGCCGGGACGGCTGCTTGTGTAGCAGATGCATTGGAGCAAGCCTTACTGTTACCCGAGGACATGGGTGAACTCAGAAGGATGAGATCAGaatgtcttcatgactttaaagaaggagcttgctatgGTAAGGATATCACCCAAGTCTTGTTTTACCTCCATTTTTTGTTACCTTTGAAAAGttctaactttgtttttatgACTAGGCTGTTTCTTATGCATAGGTTGTTCAGTCTGCTCACAGGGCAGAGGAGATTGTTATTAGCACTTACAAGTCCCTCAAAGCCGAAGAATTAAGGCTTGACAACTCCTAGAGGATCCTTGATCTGCagaagaagaaactaaaagAGGTCTCGGATAATCTAACCAAAGTAGAGAGTGAGAGGTCTAGTTTGGATGCTACTCTAAAAACAATTGAGAAGTAGGCCGAGGACCAGAGACTACAGCTTAGGCAAGCTAACGAGAACTTCGTCGCTGCAAAAAAGCTGATTGAGGGTCTCAAAAATGATTTAAAGGAGTCGGAAAGGGCAAAAGAGGAGGCCACCAAGGCTAAAGAAGAGGCCATctaagcaaaagaagaggctgaGAACGCAAAAGACCGAGCTGAACAAGAAGGTTATAAGGTCGGTGTGAAGGAGATCAtagaaaccttcaaggctcaggtccCTGAGGTATgcaggcattactgcctccaagtgtggaacgagGCCCTTTCCCGaactggggttgatgcctcctCCACCCTTTGGAAGGCAAAGAGTGTCTACTTCCCCCCAGCCATTCGAGCCTCTGACCTTCCTCAAGCCAAGGATGATGTTGACCTACAAGTTGTTGCGGATAAAGAAAATGAGGTAGCTGAAGATTCTGCCTTTGCTGAAAGTCAACTCCCAAATCAAGCTGATCTAATAGAAGGAAAGGCACTAAAGGATACTCAGCACTAAAGTGACCCCAAAGACGCTTCCAAGGACAAGCAGGGTGACCAAAAAATTCCAATAACTTTGAAGGAAGACCCAAAAGGCAAAGGGATTGATGTTGAGTGCTCGGCGCCACCTCAGCTCCCACAAGATCCCAAAGGCCCTTTGAAGATAAAGTTGAAGCAATGACTGCTCTCCTCTTCTCTCCAGTCTTTTCCTTTATCTCTACCTAATGTAATCTTGACAACTCGCAAGTATTTTGTAATTccaaagaaatttaaatttaatgaaaacatAAGTTCTAGttcctttgtttgattttttttttaaccttaatCATACTACTTCATACTTGTTTGCTATATTTAGAACAATAATCTATTTACCTTCATTAACAAATTCAAGGCAGTAATCTGGACTGAATTAGGCAATAAACATGTTCAATATACCTGCaaatgcattaagtgatgctcatggatttcCATCCATTTATCACTATCCCAGGGAGACTTCAAGATATACAGACACAACAAATGGCATAGTTAGACTTGCATCCATGTTAAAGATATACAGATTAAGGGTCAAACATAGTTGAATTTCAACCAACTGTTCTATAGTATGTCAAAGGACCAAAACGTTATTAGgctctgttcaacacttaatgaCATATCCATTTAGACGGggcatgtggtccaaggatcCATGCATGACCAAGCTTTAGTTCgatacttaataaaaaagaaatgaagtgttaatttctctaaagtagatgatccaggatcagacataactaaggttctgtttgacacttgacaaaaaatatcaatttaggcgaggtatgtggtccgagggtccaggcataccaagcctcagtttaatacttaataaaaagaattgaagtgttaatttccccaaagtagatgatcctaggatcagacataactaaggttctgtttagcacttaataaaaatatcaatttaggcgaggtatgtggtccgaggatccaagcatgccaagctttagtttgatacttaataaaaagaattgaagtgttaattttcctaaagtagatgatccgaggatcagacataactaaggttctgtttaacacttgataaaaatatcaatttaggcgaggtatgtggtctgaggatccaggcataccaagcttcagtttgatacttaataaaaagaattgaagtgttaattttcccaaagtagatgatccgaggatcagacataactaaggttttgtttaacacttgataaaaatatcaatttaggcgaggtatgtggtccaaggatccaggcataccaagcttcagtttgatacttaataaaaagaattgaagtgttaatttctccaaagtagatgattcgaggattagacataactaaggttctgtttaacacttgataaaaatatcaaataggtgaggtatgtggttcgaggatccaggcataccaagcttcagtttgatacttaataaaaagaattgaagtgttaatttccccaaagtagatgatccgaggatcaaacataactaaggttttgtttaacacttgataaaaatatcaatttaggcgaggtatgtggtccgaggatccaggcataccaagcttcattTTGATACTTAAACAAACGAAGGTAATCAACGCAATATAGTgtcaatagaaataaaaatggtcgaagtgccttttatttaataatagtaccttcgtaggttatttacattccaggggcgtgGTACAACatattcatctagatcttcaagattatAAGCCCCTATGCATACGACTGAGGtgatacgataaggtcctttccagttgggccccagtttttcccatgctgggttctttgctgtgcccaaaactttcctcagACCAAGTCTCCAGGTGCAAGAGGCCGTAgctttacatgagaatcatatccttgcttgagtttgtgttgataataGGCTAGTTGAACCATGACATTCTCTCGTCGTTCTTCAACTAAGTCTAGACTTCTCTCCAATAGATTATCATTGCTGCCTGGAGTGAAAGAGCTTGTCCATAGtattgggaacccagtttctagaggtattactgcctcggctccataagtcatggagaagggtatttctcctgtggaccttcgtggtgtagttcgatatgtccacaagatgtgtggtagttcttccacccatcttcccttagcatcatccaaccttttcttaagcccattgactatcactttattgacgGCCTCAGCTTGCCTAttcccttgaggataagctggagtggaatatctattcgtgatgcctagatcacCACAGTATCTtctaaaggccttactatcaaattgtagaccgttatctgaaatgagagtatgtgGGATTCCAAACTTggtgacaatgttcttccatacaaacttttttgcttccatgtctctgatatttgataatgacTCAGCTTCAatccatttggtgaaataatccgttCCGATGAGAAGCCACCTCATATTCCCTGCTGCTTTTGGTAAAGGTCCAACAATATCCAAGCcctattgagcaaaaggccaaggactagacagaggattaagaacacctcctggttgatgtatgttaggagcgaatctttgacattggtcacatttctttgcataatcctGTGCTTCTCTCtacatattaggccaccaatagccttgagtaagggctctatgagctaaagaccttcctccaaTGTGGCTTCtgcaaatcccttcatgcaactcttctaaAAGTAACTCCGTTGCTTCTAGGTGTATACATAGCAGATATGGCCCTGAAAAAGAGcgcttatataatttttaatcctcggacagccagaacCGAGGTGCTTTCAAGCGTACCTTATCTGCTTCGGACCTTTCTTTGGGCAAGATATCATCCTTGAGAAATGTCACaattgggtccatccaactaggccccatcctaatttgatgaactCGAATGGCGCCATTACTCGTCCTAGTGGGTTTCCACAGATCTTCAATAAGAATGACCCAAGGTAGGTTTTGCGCCGAGGATGTTACAAGTGTGGCCAAGGAATCAGCATGGGTATTCCCACACCTGGACatatgtaataaagaaaaagactcaaatttggattgtatataCTTGACTtgggttaggtatccttgcattcttgaatctcttgcctctagcttcccttccacttggcctaccaccaattgtgaatccgagaacatttgtacCATCTTTCCTACCAtcttatgaaccatgttcatttCGGCGAGGAGGGCTTCATATTCTGCCTCATtattggtggccgagaaccccaatctcaaagatttctcaaaagtaattcccttgggggataccaaaactagccccacaccTGATCCTttttgatttgctgctccatcaacatacactttccacaACGGAGGTTCTTTGCACGAAttatgccaactgatttttcatccatgcctgatcctttaatatattcttctaatgagggctcagcaAACTCCGCCACCAGATCTGCAATGActtgcccctttatagaggtgcgaggcatatacttgatatcaaaagcctcTAAGATAGTACCCCACTTGGAAATCCTTCCCTTGTAGTCCGTACTTCGAAGTATTGACTTAAGAGGGAGTTGAGTCAGGACAACGACTGTATGCGACTGAAAGTAGTGGGGAAGCCTACGCGTAGCGTGCACCACTGCCAAGATTACTTTCTCCAGCGATAAATATTTCACCTCGGCCTCATGTAGAGATTTGCTTATGTAATAAACTGGCCTTTTTACATTATCATCATCCCGTATAAGGACCAGACTAACTGCATGATTAGCTACCGCAATATATGCGAatagaacttcatcaatttttggTTGAGACATAACGGGTGGTCGTGAGAGATATtccttaagctgttgaaaagccatCACACACTCCttggtccattcaaatcccttccacttattcaataaCTGAAAGAAAGGCATGTAactgtccgcggaccgagaaataaatcggttgaggGCAGTAGTCATTCCTGTCAGCCTCTAAACCTCTTTTGGATTCCAAGGTGGGTGTAAGTTGCTAATGGCTTTGACCTGGGCAGGATTAACCTTAATTCCCcgatgagtcaccatgtagcctagaaaTTTGCCTGAcctcacaccaaaagaacatttagaggcattgagtcgcaatttgtactttctcagcgtttgaaaagtgttgcttAGATCTTCTAGATGCGTGGGAACCgctttactcttcaccaccatgtcatccacatatacctcgatAGTTTTTCCCAACTGTggttcaaacattctagtcatcatcctctgatagGTAGCCtttgcgttcttcaaaccaaagggcattaccttataatgataatttcccgtgGGAGTGACAAACGCAGTTTTCTCCCGGTCCTCCACAgctaaaggtatctggtgataaccttggaaagtatccaaaaaactcatccgaggattcCTAACAatagcatccaccaactgatcaatcCGAGACATTGGAAAAGAATCTTTGGGACAaactttgtttaaatctgtgaagtccacacaaactctccacttcccatttttcttttttatcaccactgtatgagccaaccattcaggataaaaaacttctttgataacACCTGctttcttgagtttgagcacctcctctttaacagcctcagaatgttctttggaggagCGTCGAGGCggttgcctcctcggtatcacagctggattgacatttaaatgatggcaaataaaactcggatcaaccccaggggcttcgtaagcattccatgcaaatacatccatatttttcttcaaaaacgtAATCAGCTCTGTCTTCTCCTCCTGTGGTAATTGAACCcccacctgaaagaatttcTTCTAGTCATTGTCTATAAGAAACTTTTCCAGTTCTTCACATGCAGGTTCTTCTACCGATGGTGTCTCGGTTGTGGCcaaagactttgattgctacgaCTTTTCGCTAGCTAAGGCTGTGGACCCCAGTTCAGGCTGATGTAGAATTGCAGCCTTGACACACTACCGAGCCACCGATTGACTTCCAAGTAGTTCCACCACTTGATCCCCAGAAGAAAATTTAACTTTGAcgtgcaaggttgaggaaacggcACCtaaagcatgcaaccaaggtcttgccacaataactgtatagggagaataggcgtctaccacaatgaaatcccCGTTTACCACTTCCGGGCCTGATTGTACAGGCAGcctaatttgcccctttggtatAATAGCCTTTCCCTCTAAGCTTATTAAGGGTGAATCATAAGCTGTAAGATTTTCGAGCTTTAAGTTTAACCCTTCAaacaggtcagggtacatgatatctgcgccactcCCCTAATCGACCATCACACTCCTTACATCGTAATCCCTTATCCTTAGGCTAACAACTAAGGtatcatcatgtggttggataGTTCCGATTTTGTCCTCCTCCAAGAAACCCAAAACTGGTAGGGCATtcgccttaatcctcttcggctgatccctcgATTCCTCGGCCAGGGTCCGAGCCACAGACATCACTCGGAAGGATTTGAGCTAGTCCTTCCAGGTGTAgcgaaaataacattgattgtaccCAGAGTAGGCCTTGAGGAAGTGCCACCATGGTTTGCCGCCCCTACGTGGTTTCCTTGCCCATTAGGCTGATACAGGAAGTTTTTTAAccttccctctttaaccaattgctctaaatggttccacagAGTCCGACAATCCTTAGTGGTATCAACCCTCTCCTCGTGATACTGGCAATGGAGGTTTTGGTTGCATCTTAAAGGGTCCCTTGCCAGTttattgggccatttgaagtatgactCATGCCTGGTTTTCTCCAATAGCTGTTGCACTAGTTCCTTAAAAACGGTGTTGATCACCTGTGGGACGGTAGGACCAGCTTGTTTGGAAAAATCTCTCTTaggcctgttgttgttgttgtatttgttcgacctaaaatccctcctctcctgagggataacctttgccttaccctttccttgctactgatcttcctcaaccctcttgtactcatcGATGCGATCTATGAGCCGACGGACGCTCCtgacaggctttttggtcaacgacttcctcaagtcatgttCCGTAGGTAGgtcgaccttgaaggtccttattgccaCATCGTCGAAGTCTCcgtcaatctcattgaacatctcccaacaCCTGTCTGAATATGTTCTCAGGGTTTCCCTttctctcatggccatggataatagtgaatccaaaggccgaggaactctactgcatgtgatgaaatgagaaccaaatgccctagtaagttcattgaaagaattgatagagtCTACCCTtaagccatcaaaccacctcatcgccacGAGTCCCAGGACGGAGGGAAATATCTTGCATATCAAAGTCTCATTCTTGGACTATACTGCCATCATTTGGctgaaatgactcacatgctccacaggatccgtttggccattgtaaatagtgaaggccggttgtgtgaagcgtcGAGGTAGCCTCCCTTCTTCTAATTTGCGTGTGAAGGGTGATCTGGAGATTTGACGCAATGCCCTACCCAttgcatcatttcccaagcccctagaggaatAGTCTTTACCCTACCGCCCATGTAGGTTGTCTTCCTCGTAAGAGTAAGATTCATCTAGGGGAGTCCTAGACCTCCGCCTGTAATTGTCATCCCCGGAACCCTCTGAAAAGGGATCAGAGACAGAGGGAGTTCACCTTCGTCTTTCGTGACGCAACTTCTTTTTTAGGCTATCAATTTCTTTTTGCATGGCTTTGGTATTTTCCTCGTGAGGGACTCTGCTTCCCCCTCGTGACTGACTCCTACTTCTGGTAGTGTGCGTAGTATGTATTCTACCCTCTCGGTCTTCTTCGTGCTCCAGAtgtaaggagtgatcctcatgctGGGACCCCACAAACTCTGCACGATGTTGTGGTCCTAAGCCCACCATGATTGTTAAACCTGCTCAAACACTAGATTtctcacagacggcgccaattgtaaggacacaattcgagcccCTGACCCACAATCAAAAGGGAAAGGGTctgaaaggcctttttacaataaatttgtagagagtgggcttaaaatctaggttctaaAGATGGTTGAACAATAGAGAAAGATGGGCTTTCGGCACAAAGGCATAAacaatgagttgtttatatgaatatgaatgaaaactcctcctcggacttaatccgaggatagtttataatactgctgctcaagatagattacaattgtgaATAGTCAAGTCTAcaatttcctctttcttcttttctttttctcttcttcttgacCTCTCTCATTACCGAAggtcccttctttcttttatattccttcattctcttcttctcatgttccacctcatggttgtaacgctggtttagatacttgtcccatctatTTTCCCTGAAGTCTCTGGAGGCAGGGGCCAAGTTTCAAACCTAATGCTCAGGtctcatttttccattaatgcggccagcaTATCAGTtgtagagtctttaatgcgggggcggtggtagcagctttatcttagatattccattGCTCTTTCTCTTATCCTCCACATGTACCGTGTCTTCTCTAAACCAtaggaatttctataacatagTCTGGGGATATCAAACAACCCTTCTATTACCTCGGCTTCACTATCCGATGACACAATCTTCCTCAGACATATTTATTCAAACACTATCACTTttttacctagtattttctttatgagtttAACATTCACATACCCTTAGATCACTTGATGTTCTCTGATTGGGCTTTTATCCCGAAGAATACTCTCTGGGCCAACCCAGATATATTCCCGGGCCCAATGGCCCTATAGTGATAATGTGAAATAAGCTGCTATGTCAATCTATAAGATGATACGAACTTTGaagaataatttttataattccaACATTTGTCTTAAGTAAATTCTTTGCTTACAATTAGATAGGGCTAAGAACcacatcattttatttattatgatttaaCATATGATTTGTACTTTATTTtgcatatataatttattatttcaattGTAGCAAAGTGAAAGATAACTAAGTTTCAAACCTCCCTCCTAATTATTATGAtatttaaattatcaaaatataaatataaaaaaaaatagtgggaagaaaaaaaattaggtcattaccaaatctccaaaacttttttttccacaagATTTCAGatcaaaatcattaaaaatatatattaaaagcaaaaaaatacaGCCTCAGACTATAACAAAGAATCAAATATATGTTAGATGAAGATTATATAAAGAATTGTCGAGGTGATATCTAGTGAGCCCACCCAATCACATGTTGTGGGGATGAATTACTCACAACCTCAGACTACTCAAGAGACTTTAACAATAAGATTATAGTGGTGGTGCAATTAAGTGTATGTAAAACGTTTACCAAAACAACAAATGTGGTAATGTAAGATACGCTGCCATGTAAACCTAAAgatgataaactttagagagtaattctaacatttttcttatataagtAAATTAATTGTTTGGTTACAGCTTGATAGGACGAAGAACAACGCCACCTAATCCTTTATATTTAACGTATGTTTTGTACTTTATTTTGCTCATATAATCTGCATAAGGATTtgattttggtaatttatttcatttgtaGGAAAGTAACATTGTGTGGATCGAGAATTCTTATAGAGAGAACTAAGATTCAAATCACCCTCCccaattattttcatatttaaattatCCACACAAAATAAAGCAAGTAAAATAGAACCCATCTAATAAGCTAGCTACACCACTCTACCAAAAATCCAGCTGAAAGGAATGGTGGGTGCTTTATGGGCCATTGCTATAGCACTCTCCTCTAGCCATCTCATCCTTTGAGCCAACCTACATACATAGTCCTGGGCTTTTCGTCCCTCACTCGTAAGTCCAGTCAGCTTCTCTACCTTCCATTTAGCCACCAAAAGTTCCACAGTTTCTCTATAGTTCCTAGCCGTGTAGACCCCAATCCTTGATGAAACAATAGCAAAGTGATCGAAAAGATTATGGTCATAGCCATCATACATCAAATGGGCTGGCATTGAGATTTTCCTCTTCATCATGTCTGCAAACGCTATTACCATCTCATTTGGATCGAGCTCAAAAAGCTTCTCAGCTATTTTTGTATAAGCAGTTTCATGGCGCTTCTCATCTGAGGCGATTATCCCACATACTTGGGCAAGCTTTACTTCCCCATGTTGCATGGCCAGCTTGGCTGTGTTCCCATGGGAGATAAATGCAGCTCGTTCTTGGAATGATGTGTAAATGATCCAAAGGTATGGATTATTCCCGGTGCCAACATCCTAGGTCCAAAATGCATTAAACATTAACATGTTGAACTATATGAATTTTGAGAGTATAGATCTCCATCCAATAGCATTATAAATTTGCAGAGCATATAACGTGGGAATAATATAGCAAGACTTAACTCGTCACTGTTAGGTTTTAGATGCAAACTTAGTGTGACATCGTGTTAAAAGAGAGTTGTAGCTATTGTATTTGAATTATGCTAGAAGTTTGGACAAAGAACTGACTGCAATTTTGAAAACCTAGAACTGTTTTGATTGGAATTGCACCTATTTGATAATCAAATCTGATAATTAGAATAGTTAATCCCTGAGAAGCATGGATACTTCAAAATCTCTAATGTGTCCGTGTTGGACATGCCGGGAACACTTTTGCATGCTTGTCctcattaattaaatatatttttttaaattttgatagttaatatttattttgaaaacttataaataaaaatgaaatgtgcatataagtaaataaaattaactAATATATTAATTCACTGTGGTATCTCCACCATATTgagtactaattttttttaagaattattgTGCCATCATGTCTCATGTcttcacaaaaaatatatataacaatttaaAACGTTTTTCTTGCAGACAATAGGTGCTTAAGACTaaatcatgttaatttttttccctcataaatttatttaagttttttattttatattttaagaaggtgtaaaaggaaaattttgttaaaatactagttaaattattaaaatcgTCTCATGTCttcacaaaacacacacacacacacacacacacacacacacacacatatatataatttttttaaaaaaaattcttgcagACAATAGGTGG is a genomic window containing:
- the LOC142632336 gene encoding uncharacterized protein LOC142632336 — protein: MAMRERETLRTYSDRCWEMFNEIDGDFDDVAIRTFKVDLPTEHDLRKSLTKKPVRSVRRLIDRIDEYKRVINTVFKELVQQLLEKTRHESYFKWPNKLARDPLRCNQNLHCQYHEERVDTTKDCRTLWNHLEQLVKEGRLKNFLYQPNGQGNHVGAANHGGTSSRPTLGTINVIFATPGRTSSNPSE